Proteins encoded in a region of the Massilia sp. UMI-21 genome:
- a CDS encoding DUF2807 domain-containing protein, whose translation MQRPILAAVLSLAALSMPLGAHADEQARALTPFTGVAVRGAVNLTVEAGKSYSMKVHGDPRYIARVTSEVIDGELRLGMKDKSRTNMDSDDRVVVTMPALQTFKGEGAGLLRLVNMRGERLDVNYRGAGRLAIDGEVRTLRLHAQGVGEVDTRALRTQDADVRFEGIGAVHVYARNRLDADVRGMGNLTYYGNPRVVNKSVSGIGSVTAAD comes from the coding sequence ATGCAACGTCCGATCCTCGCCGCCGTCCTGTCCCTCGCCGCCTTGAGCATGCCGCTCGGCGCGCACGCCGATGAACAGGCGCGCGCGCTCACCCCCTTCACGGGCGTCGCCGTGCGCGGCGCGGTCAACCTGACGGTGGAAGCCGGCAAATCGTATTCGATGAAGGTCCATGGCGACCCGCGTTACATTGCGCGCGTGACCAGCGAAGTGATCGACGGCGAGCTGCGCCTGGGCATGAAGGACAAATCGCGCACCAACATGGACAGCGACGACCGCGTGGTCGTGACGATGCCGGCGCTGCAGACCTTCAAGGGCGAAGGCGCAGGCCTGCTGCGCCTGGTGAACATGCGCGGCGAACGGCTCGACGTGAACTACCGCGGCGCCGGCCGCCTCGCCATCGACGGCGAAGTGCGCACACTACGACTGCACGCCCAGGGGGTGGGCGAAGTCGACACCAGGGCGCTGCGCACGCAGGATGCCGACGTGCGTTTCGAGGGGATCGGCGCAGTCCACGTCTACGCCCGAAACAGGCTCGACGCCGATGTGCGCGGCATGGGCAACCTCACCTACTACGGCAACCCGCGGGTGGTGAACAAGTCGGTGTCGGGCATCGGCAGCGTGACCGCCGCCGACTAA
- a CDS encoding DUF4326 domain-containing protein yields the protein MQATRVRLSRKKGWKLPPNTVSVARPGRWGNPFSVVPEAEPGTPVGTRYIAMPGVAEAVAAFRRWLEDDRAGRRLAAQAREELRGKNLACWCPLDGPCHAEVLLDVANRPARP from the coding sequence ATGCAGGCGACGCGTGTCCGGCTGAGCCGGAAGAAAGGCTGGAAGCTGCCACCGAACACGGTGTCGGTGGCGCGCCCCGGCCGCTGGGGCAATCCGTTCTCGGTGGTGCCGGAAGCAGAGCCGGGCACGCCGGTGGGTACGCGCTACATCGCCATGCCCGGCGTGGCGGAGGCGGTGGCCGCGTTCCGGCGCTGGCTCGAAGACGACCGGGCCGGCCGCCGGCTGGCGGCGCAGGCGCGCGAGGAGCTGCGCGGCAAGAACCTGGCCTGCTGGTGCCCGCTCGACGGGCCCTGCCATGCCGAGGTCCTGCTCGACGTCGCCAACCGCCCGGCCCGGCCTTAG
- a CDS encoding DUF4142 domain-containing protein, whose translation MQNRQVVKKLLAVSVVAAMSIAFGVQAQASQGTTRSEGAKSHTADTGAMEASSGASGAAGATASGAAMLSAADKKALTDMALANMAEVDTGKLALSKSQTAEVKTFAQQMIDDHGKALNEVQALARQKGVALPTELDAKHKAISARLAELDGPEFDRAYMKMVGVTDHRQTHKQLEKDAKKAKDPDVKALATKLMPTVEQHLKAARQMTTLKSGTTSGN comes from the coding sequence ATGCAGAACAGGCAGGTCGTCAAGAAGTTGCTAGCAGTAAGCGTCGTGGCCGCGATGTCGATCGCCTTCGGCGTGCAGGCCCAGGCCAGCCAGGGCACGACCCGATCCGAGGGCGCCAAGTCGCACACCGCGGACACCGGCGCCATGGAAGCCAGCTCGGGTGCATCGGGCGCCGCCGGCGCCACCGCTTCCGGCGCGGCCATGCTGAGCGCGGCCGACAAGAAGGCCCTTACCGACATGGCGCTGGCCAACATGGCCGAAGTCGACACCGGCAAGCTGGCCCTGAGCAAGAGCCAGACCGCCGAGGTCAAAACCTTCGCCCAGCAGATGATCGACGACCACGGCAAGGCGCTGAACGAGGTGCAGGCGCTGGCCCGGCAGAAGGGCGTGGCCTTGCCGACCGAACTGGACGCCAAGCACAAGGCCATCTCGGCCCGGCTGGCGGAACTCGATGGCCCGGAATTCGACCGTGCGTACATGAAGATGGTGGGCGTGACCGATCATCGGCAGACCCACAAGCAACTGGAGAAGGATGCGAAGAAAGCCAAGGATCCTGACGTCAAGGCACTGGCCACCAAGCTGATGCCGACCGTCGAGCAGCACCTGAAGGCGGCCCGGCAGATGACGACGCTCAAGTCTGGCACCACTTCCGGTAACTAG
- a CDS encoding HAMP domain-containing histidine kinase gives MEDPHSPLSMFLASTAHDMKNSISVLSGTLERLLDDASPETERAYPQMAQMLYQTRRLNDNLMQLLALYKQVGTPEYPFDVQPLEVGQLAEQVVALGRVLLESRGIRFELDIDPELVWHFDEDLIVGVVSHAVNNAVHYTRDRVLLVARERDGWLEIRVEDNGAGFPAALLAAGSAAMSGTAAGLDFLTNSAGLGLHFAREVARMHRHRERSGAVRLENGGSLGGGCFILTLP, from the coding sequence ATGGAAGACCCACATTCGCCACTGTCCATGTTTCTCGCGTCGACCGCGCACGACATGAAGAATTCGATCAGCGTCCTGTCCGGCACGCTCGAGCGCCTGCTCGACGACGCGTCGCCCGAGACCGAACGGGCCTACCCGCAGATGGCGCAGATGCTCTACCAGACCCGCCGCCTGAACGACAACCTGATGCAGCTGCTGGCCCTGTACAAGCAGGTGGGCACGCCCGAATATCCGTTCGACGTGCAGCCGCTGGAGGTCGGGCAGCTGGCCGAGCAGGTGGTCGCCCTCGGGCGCGTACTGCTGGAGTCGCGCGGCATCCGGTTCGAGCTCGACATCGATCCGGAACTGGTGTGGCACTTCGACGAAGACCTGATCGTCGGCGTGGTCTCGCACGCCGTCAACAATGCCGTGCACTACACGCGTGACCGCGTGCTGCTGGTGGCGCGCGAGCGCGACGGCTGGCTCGAGATCCGCGTGGAAGACAACGGCGCAGGTTTCCCTGCGGCCCTGCTGGCGGCGGGGAGCGCAGCGATGAGCGGCACCGCGGCCGGCCTCGACTTCCTGACCAACAGCGCCGGCCTGGGCCTGCACTTCGCGCGCGAGGTCGCGCGCATGCATCGCCACCGCGAGCGCAGCGGCGCGGTGCGTCTCGAGAACGGCGGCAGCCTTGGCGGCGGCTGCTTTATCCTGACCCTGCCATGA
- a CDS encoding DUF3108 domain-containing protein → MQGFAPRATTGLLLALTLGGAAAQDAPAAIKRAFELPPSADLQYTLQARQRGFSLKGEAVVNWRAGGGRYSVNAESRLPILGTITADRSSGTVDGFGLAPGEFVEKRLRKDPTTTTFDRDAKTLRFSEGKQVYPLKGGEQDRASITWQLAAVARAAGERFKPGSEWPFFVAGRRDAETWVFKVVKREKVRTGLGEVEAVLVARQPVADKKDQTLEIWLAPRHEWYPVKLRYADGDKERVEQTLDTVTQR, encoded by the coding sequence ATGCAAGGATTCGCTCCACGCGCCACCACTGGCCTGCTGCTCGCGCTGACCCTGGGCGGCGCCGCTGCCCAGGATGCGCCGGCCGCCATCAAGCGCGCCTTCGAACTGCCGCCCTCGGCCGACCTGCAATACACGCTGCAGGCCCGCCAGCGCGGCTTCAGCCTCAAGGGCGAAGCCGTGGTCAACTGGCGCGCCGGCGGCGGTCGATACAGCGTCAATGCCGAATCGCGCTTGCCCATCCTGGGCACCATCACCGCGGACCGCAGCAGCGGCACGGTCGATGGCTTCGGCCTGGCGCCGGGCGAATTCGTCGAAAAGCGCCTGCGCAAGGACCCGACCACCACCACCTTCGACCGCGATGCGAAAACACTGCGCTTCAGCGAAGGCAAGCAGGTTTATCCGCTCAAGGGCGGCGAGCAGGATCGCGCCTCGATCACCTGGCAGCTGGCGGCGGTGGCGCGCGCCGCGGGCGAGCGCTTCAAGCCGGGTTCCGAGTGGCCGTTTTTCGTGGCCGGGCGCCGTGATGCCGAAACCTGGGTGTTCAAGGTCGTCAAGCGCGAAAAAGTACGCACCGGCCTGGGCGAGGTCGAGGCCGTGCTGGTGGCGCGCCAGCCGGTGGCCGACAAGAAAGACCAGACACTGGAGATCTGGCTGGCGCCCCGTCACGAGTGGTATCCGGTCAAGCTGCGCTATGCTGACGGCGACAAGGAACGGGTCGAACAGACCCTGGACACGGTCACGCAACGCTGA
- a CDS encoding DNA-3-methyladenine glycosylase I: MNQTRCTWANMANPRYIAYHDHEWGVPCHDETTLFEMLNLEGAQAGLSWETILNKRENYRAAFDAWDAEKIAAYDDARVAGLLANPGIVRNRLKVAAAITNARAYLAMREQGLTLDAYLWGWVDGTPLVNDWPDGVRPAKTALSDRISKDLAKRGFKFVGSTIVYAYLQGIGVVNDHDKACFCYAGR, encoded by the coding sequence ATGAACCAGACCCGCTGCACCTGGGCCAACATGGCCAACCCCCGCTACATCGCCTACCACGACCATGAGTGGGGCGTGCCCTGCCACGACGAGACCACGCTGTTCGAGATGCTCAATCTCGAAGGCGCGCAGGCCGGACTGTCGTGGGAGACCATCCTGAACAAGCGCGAGAACTACCGCGCGGCCTTCGACGCCTGGGATGCCGAAAAAATTGCCGCTTACGACGACGCCAGGGTGGCCGGGTTGCTGGCCAATCCGGGCATCGTGCGCAACCGCCTGAAGGTGGCGGCGGCGATTACCAACGCCAGGGCCTACCTGGCGATGCGCGAGCAGGGCCTCACCCTGGACGCCTACCTGTGGGGCTGGGTGGACGGCACGCCCCTGGTCAACGACTGGCCGGACGGGGTGCGCCCGGCCAAGACCGCGCTGTCCGACCGCATCTCGAAAGACCTGGCCAAGCGCGGCTTCAAATTCGTCGGCTCGACCATCGTCTACGCCTACCTGCAGGGCATCGGCGTGGTGAACGACCACGACAAGGCCTGCTTCTGCTACGCCGGGCGCTGA
- a CDS encoding DUF3108 domain-containing protein has protein sequence MSSAFLPQRRRALVLGTLVVLLHWLALGWLTAGTRGIALPARDGEAMVSTALLPALPSLPSLAPVEEAVPPPAPKMVQPPVPDFSPLPTIAIAEDAVGEPAPPGPPAEDTQPPAEPLPAPPVATAAVAPDVTPAVAPAVAPAAAEPGPAPIVHTIRRYQVDVPPPAELSYDVARTDADGTQWSGEALLSWKPQRQSYQVRVEIGIRIVFTRVNLLVLTSEGYLGNTGLAPVKMTEKRRGRSLTATHFDWPGNKVTFSASQNHHALLPGAQDKATVPLQLAAIARGDQSQLSGDIDMFVGEERWGSVYTFNVVGPEEIDTPMGRLQTVRVARPPKEGSYKTRLDIWLAPAHGWLPVQIRSSEANGAITTQTAKNIAMTQPGI, from the coding sequence ATGAGTTCCGCTTTCCTCCCCCAGCGGCGCCGCGCGCTGGTGCTGGGCACGCTGGTCGTGCTGCTGCACTGGCTGGCGTTGGGCTGGCTCACCGCAGGCACGCGGGGCATCGCGCTGCCGGCGCGCGATGGCGAAGCGATGGTCAGCACGGCGCTATTGCCGGCGCTGCCCTCGCTTCCGTCCCTCGCGCCGGTCGAGGAAGCAGTGCCGCCCCCTGCGCCGAAGATGGTGCAGCCGCCCGTGCCCGACTTTTCGCCGCTGCCCACCATCGCCATTGCCGAAGACGCGGTAGGCGAGCCGGCGCCGCCCGGTCCGCCGGCCGAAGACACGCAGCCGCCCGCCGAACCCCTTCCGGCGCCGCCGGTGGCCACGGCCGCTGTTGCGCCCGATGTTACGCCCGCTGTTGCGCCCGCTGTTGCGCCCGCCGCTGCGGAACCCGGCCCGGCGCCGATCGTTCATACGATCCGCCGCTACCAGGTGGATGTGCCGCCGCCGGCCGAGCTCAGCTACGACGTCGCGCGCACCGATGCCGACGGCACCCAGTGGAGCGGCGAGGCCCTGCTGTCGTGGAAACCGCAGCGGCAGTCCTACCAGGTCCGGGTCGAGATCGGTATCAGGATCGTGTTTACCCGCGTGAACCTGCTGGTGCTCACCAGCGAGGGTTACCTCGGCAATACCGGCCTGGCGCCGGTGAAGATGACGGAAAAGCGCCGCGGCCGCTCCCTCACTGCGACCCATTTCGACTGGCCCGGCAACAAAGTCACATTCTCGGCCTCGCAGAACCATCACGCGCTGCTGCCCGGTGCGCAGGACAAGGCCACGGTGCCGCTGCAGCTGGCCGCCATCGCCCGTGGCGACCAGTCGCAGCTGAGCGGCGACATCGACATGTTCGTCGGCGAAGAACGCTGGGGCAGCGTATACACTTTCAATGTCGTCGGGCCGGAAGAGATCGATACGCCCATGGGACGCCTGCAGACCGTACGCGTGGCGCGTCCTCCCAAGGAGGGCTCGTACAAGACGCGGCTCGACATCTGGCTCGCGCCCGCACATGGCTGGCTGCCGGTGCAGATCCGCAGCAGCGAAGCCAACGGCGCCATCACGACACAAACGGCGAAGAACATCGCCATGACCCAACCAGGAATTTGA
- the mnmC gene encoding FAD-dependent 5-carboxymethylaminomethyl-2-thiouridine(34) oxidoreductase MnmC — MDLRTHWRGRERYTVFHTDYGDGAWARALQDAWRSDPARPQRLHIVALAAGLLPGFHRIPQDDPRLTLTLLAAPLDTALAQLGAQPDCFRLHGVAGTDFVRPLARIAASGACLHGERLDNAQRAALQAQGFVFDGDGAVFASRKPRLPVPPVLPAAHKRALVIGAGLAGAAACASLCARGWQVTLVERHPAPAMEASGNLAGIFMPLLSRDDNIPTRLTRAAYLYALRAWRQLGGIGAAIEGQACGVLQLARDAGHAEVARGIAREHAYPPDFARWLERLDAEALLGLPAPDGGWLFPQGGWARPGSVCEAMLRACGDRLVQRFGVGTITLERDAAGEGAAWLARGEDGAVVGQAPTVVLANGAGARSLAQSRALPLAALRGQVSHLASASLPALPLVLCREAYLTPAGGDITCAGATYDLDDDPQLRIASHEENIARLRGLVSDPAAAAGAPLAGRVGFRCVAPDRLPLVGRLPDFGAAGATERLRDVPRHPGLHALLGYASRGLIWAPLAAELLAAQLEGEPLPLETALVDALDPARFVLRARRAPRVPGVDA; from the coding sequence ATGGACCTGCGCACGCACTGGCGCGGCCGCGAACGCTACACGGTCTTCCACACCGACTACGGCGACGGCGCCTGGGCGCGCGCGCTGCAGGACGCCTGGCGCAGCGATCCGGCGCGGCCGCAGCGCCTGCACATCGTGGCGCTCGCCGCAGGATTGCTGCCGGGCTTCCACCGCATTCCGCAAGACGACCCGCGGCTGACGCTGACCCTGCTGGCGGCGCCGCTGGATACGGCGCTGGCCCAGCTGGGCGCGCAGCCCGACTGCTTCCGGCTGCATGGCGTGGCCGGCACCGATTTCGTACGGCCGCTGGCACGCATCGCAGCAAGCGGCGCTTGCCTGCATGGCGAGCGCCTGGACAATGCGCAGCGCGCGGCGCTCCAGGCCCAGGGTTTCGTCTTCGATGGTGACGGCGCCGTCTTCGCCAGCCGCAAGCCGCGCCTGCCGGTGCCGCCGGTGCTGCCCGCGGCGCACAAGCGCGCCCTCGTCATCGGTGCGGGCCTGGCCGGCGCCGCCGCCTGTGCCAGCCTGTGCGCGCGCGGCTGGCAGGTCACGCTGGTCGAGCGCCATCCGGCGCCCGCGATGGAAGCCTCGGGCAACCTGGCCGGCATCTTCATGCCGCTGCTGTCACGCGACGACAACATCCCGACCCGCCTGACGCGCGCGGCTTACCTGTACGCGCTGCGGGCCTGGCGCCAGCTGGGCGGTATCGGCGCCGCCATCGAAGGCCAGGCCTGCGGCGTGCTGCAGCTGGCACGCGACGCCGGGCACGCCGAGGTCGCGCGCGGCATCGCGCGCGAACACGCCTATCCGCCGGATTTCGCGCGCTGGCTCGAACGCCTTGACGCCGAGGCGCTGCTCGGGCTGCCGGCGCCGGATGGCGGCTGGCTGTTCCCGCAGGGTGGCTGGGCGCGCCCCGGCAGCGTGTGCGAGGCGATGCTGCGTGCTTGCGGGGATCGGCTCGTGCAACGTTTCGGCGTCGGCACGATTACCCTGGAACGCGACGCTGCGGGTGAGGGCGCGGCCTGGCTGGCGCGCGGCGAAGACGGCGCGGTGGTCGGCCAGGCGCCGACCGTGGTGCTGGCCAACGGCGCCGGCGCGCGCAGCCTGGCGCAATCGCGCGCGCTGCCGCTGGCGGCGCTGCGTGGCCAGGTGAGTCACCTGGCCAGCGCCAGCCTGCCCGCCTTGCCGCTGGTGCTGTGCCGCGAAGCCTACCTGACCCCGGCCGGTGGCGACATCACCTGCGCCGGCGCCACCTATGACCTCGACGACGATCCGCAGCTGCGCATCGCCAGCCACGAAGAGAATATCGCGCGCCTGCGCGGCCTGGTGTCCGATCCTGCCGCCGCGGCAGGGGCGCCGCTGGCCGGCCGCGTGGGTTTCCGCTGCGTGGCCCCGGACCGGCTGCCGCTGGTGGGCCGCTTGCCCGACTTCGGCGCCGCAGGCGCCACCGAGCGCCTGCGCGACGTGCCGCGCCATCCCGGACTGCATGCGCTGCTCGGCTATGCCTCGCGCGGCCTGATCTGGGCGCCCCTGGCGGCCGAACTGCTGGCCGCGCAGCTGGAAGGCGAGCCGCTGCCGCTCGAGACGGCGCTGGTCGATGCGCTCGATCCGGCACGTTTCGTGCTGCGGGCCCGGCGTGCTCCACGCGTTCCCGGTGTCGATGCATGA
- the arsH gene encoding arsenical resistance protein ArsH: MDKIPGLPNINPEQLDMPNVEKLAPVGDMDHPPRILMLYGSLRERSFSRFLTYEAARILEHFGAEVKIFDPMELPMAGSVPETHPKVVELRELSLWSEGQVWCSPERHGAITAVMKNQIDWIPLEQGALRPSQGRTLAVMQVCGGSQSFNVVNTMRLLGRWMRMFTIPNQSSVPMAYKEFDEAGRMRPSAYYDRVVDVMEELFKITLLMRGRSGYLTDRYSERSERALRKIDAQIEKL, translated from the coding sequence ATGGACAAGATTCCCGGACTCCCCAACATCAACCCCGAACAGCTCGACATGCCCAACGTGGAGAAGCTGGCGCCGGTCGGCGACATGGACCATCCGCCGCGCATCCTGATGCTGTACGGTTCGCTGCGCGAGCGCTCGTTCAGCCGCTTCCTCACCTACGAGGCGGCGCGCATCCTCGAGCATTTCGGCGCCGAAGTGAAGATCTTCGACCCGATGGAACTGCCGATGGCCGGCAGCGTGCCCGAGACCCATCCGAAGGTGGTCGAGCTGCGCGAACTCTCGCTGTGGTCGGAAGGCCAGGTCTGGTGCAGCCCCGAGCGCCATGGCGCCATCACGGCGGTGATGAAGAACCAGATCGACTGGATCCCGCTGGAACAGGGCGCGCTGCGTCCGAGCCAGGGCCGCACGCTGGCCGTGATGCAGGTCTGCGGCGGTTCGCAGTCCTTCAACGTGGTCAATACGATGCGCCTGCTGGGGCGCTGGATGCGCATGTTTACCATTCCGAACCAGTCTTCGGTGCCGATGGCCTACAAGGAGTTCGACGAGGCCGGCCGGATGCGGCCCTCGGCCTATTACGACCGGGTGGTGGACGTGATGGAGGAGCTTTTCAAGATCACCCTGCTCATGCGCGGGCGCAGCGGCTACCTGACCGACCGGTATAGCGAGCGCAGCGAGCGGGCGCTACGCAAGATCGACGCCCAGATCGAAAAACTGTAG
- a CDS encoding GyrI-like domain-containing protein, which yields MHISTVTLPEMKLAGLPLAGPLSVLEADMPDIWSSFLERESELGETNGLRYGVSLQDKDGQHLECVAAEVTDLNNLPPGMIAIRIPERRYAMLTHRGPMTRVQATYLTGYAAIEQLGMVRDEEGWRIERYDRRYTPALHDGNRPDNAYDILIPLL from the coding sequence ATGCACATCTCTACCGTTACCTTACCTGAAATGAAGCTCGCCGGGCTGCCACTTGCAGGTCCGCTCTCAGTACTGGAAGCGGATATGCCGGACATCTGGAGCAGCTTCCTCGAGCGCGAAAGCGAACTCGGCGAAACCAATGGGCTGCGCTACGGCGTCAGCCTGCAAGACAAGGATGGGCAGCACCTGGAGTGCGTCGCCGCCGAAGTCACCGACCTGAACAACCTGCCGCCGGGCATGATCGCCATCCGCATTCCGGAGCGCCGCTATGCCATGCTGACCCACCGCGGGCCGATGACGCGGGTGCAAGCCACCTACCTGACCGGCTATGCGGCGATCGAGCAGCTGGGCATGGTGCGCGACGAGGAAGGCTGGCGCATCGAGCGCTATGACCGGCGTTATACGCCCGCGCTCCACGACGGCAACCGTCCGGATAACGCCTACGACATCCTGATCCCGCTACTGTAG
- a CDS encoding DUF4142 domain-containing protein, with protein MQKTLRIHRMLALSLASAMFAAGAAQAQTGTQSGAQNAAPAAATATTKAADAATPGAPAAKLDRSDRKALIQMAQANMAEIATGKLALGKAVNPQIKAYAQRMVDEHSKTLAEVQALAQAKGVELPQELNVKFKAKGALLDALKGDIFDRTYIKQSGRRDHRVTHEQLRDSLEKIKDPDIKALATKMRPVVEQHLLAADELIATTARGATGTAGTPGDDTSTATGKEPIPMKK; from the coding sequence ATGCAGAAGACACTGCGCATCCACCGTATGCTGGCGCTATCGCTTGCCAGCGCAATGTTCGCCGCGGGCGCCGCCCAGGCGCAGACCGGCACCCAGTCAGGCGCCCAGAATGCAGCGCCTGCCGCCGCCACGGCAACGACAAAGGCAGCCGACGCGGCGACGCCCGGCGCCCCGGCAGCCAAGCTTGACCGTTCAGACCGCAAGGCACTGATCCAGATGGCCCAGGCCAACATGGCCGAGATCGCCACCGGCAAGCTGGCGCTCGGCAAGGCCGTCAATCCCCAAATCAAGGCCTATGCCCAGCGCATGGTCGACGAACACAGCAAGACCCTGGCCGAAGTGCAGGCCCTGGCCCAGGCCAAGGGCGTCGAGCTGCCGCAGGAGCTGAACGTCAAGTTCAAGGCCAAGGGCGCACTGCTCGATGCGCTCAAGGGCGACATCTTCGACCGCACGTACATCAAGCAGTCCGGCCGGCGCGACCACCGTGTCACCCACGAACAGCTGCGCGACAGCCTGGAGAAGATCAAGGACCCGGACATCAAGGCCCTGGCCACGAAGATGCGGCCGGTCGTCGAACAGCACCTGCTGGCGGCGGATGAACTGATCGCCACGACGGCGCGCGGCGCCACCGGTACGGCGGGTACGCCCGGCGACGACACCAGCACCGCCACCGGCAAGGAACCGATACCGATGAAGAAGTAG
- a CDS encoding response regulator, whose amino-acid sequence MPAAASDQVDWATKTYLVVDDFIGVRQLLREALRSLGARTIDQASSGGEAMGLLNKTRYDVVLCDFNLGEGKNGQQVLEEARMRHLLLPSSVFLMVSAEKSVESVMGAAEHQPDAYLVKPITEGVLLSRLNRVWRKKQVFNLIDHAYAEKDYLRAARLCDEQVAVNKPHEIELLRMKARLMEKSGEPAKARETYERVLAQREYQWARAGLAKIRMADGDFEQARQMFQTVIAENRYYIDAYDQLALAWQNLGKHEEALSVLERAAKLSPNSVPRQRNLGQACLKLGNVGMAEKAFRKCIAIGEYSIRKTPDAYLGLARVCGLKNDPKEALQLLIAAQREFGAEHPDMELRTKITEGLVYHESGDYRRARKAGDELEALLQSTPERPDVPTCLEMATLLFAVGVKEAPVELLCYVIRNNHDNTLLQDEVQQIFEKARMGEEGERLIRGARKEAIDLMNQGVLLWKTGKLREAVEWMRNARAALPHNVRILFNSAQILISHMQQRGYSAELHDEAHAVLTHVDHLQPGQQRFAQLMEQLLGLVPKAEEPATGAPAGEAAAA is encoded by the coding sequence ATGCCCGCCGCCGCCTCGGACCAGGTCGACTGGGCCACCAAGACCTACCTCGTGGTCGACGACTTCATCGGGGTACGCCAGCTGCTGCGCGAAGCCCTGCGCAGCCTGGGTGCGCGCACCATCGACCAGGCCTCCAGCGGCGGCGAGGCCATGGGCCTGCTGAACAAGACCCGTTACGATGTGGTGCTGTGCGACTTCAACCTGGGCGAGGGCAAGAACGGCCAGCAGGTGCTGGAAGAGGCGCGCATGCGCCACCTGTTGCTGCCCTCGAGCGTGTTCCTGATGGTGTCGGCCGAGAAAAGCGTCGAATCGGTGATGGGCGCGGCCGAGCACCAGCCGGACGCCTACCTGGTCAAGCCGATCACCGAAGGCGTGCTGCTCAGCCGCCTGAACCGCGTGTGGCGCAAGAAGCAGGTGTTCAACCTGATCGACCATGCCTATGCCGAGAAGGACTACCTGCGCGCCGCGCGCCTGTGCGACGAGCAGGTTGCGGTCAACAAGCCGCACGAGATCGAGCTGCTGCGCATGAAGGCGCGCCTGATGGAGAAGAGCGGCGAGCCGGCGAAGGCGCGCGAGACCTACGAGCGCGTGCTGGCGCAGCGCGAATACCAGTGGGCGCGCGCGGGGCTGGCCAAGATCCGCATGGCCGACGGCGATTTCGAACAGGCGCGCCAGATGTTCCAGACCGTGATCGCCGAGAACCGCTACTACATCGACGCCTACGACCAGCTGGCGCTGGCCTGGCAAAACCTGGGCAAGCACGAAGAGGCATTGAGCGTGCTTGAGCGCGCGGCCAAGCTGTCGCCCAATTCCGTGCCGCGCCAGCGCAACCTCGGCCAGGCCTGCCTGAAGCTGGGCAACGTCGGCATGGCGGAGAAGGCCTTCCGCAAGTGCATCGCGATCGGCGAATACTCGATCCGCAAGACGCCCGACGCCTACCTCGGCCTGGCGCGCGTGTGCGGCCTGAAGAACGACCCGAAGGAAGCGCTGCAGCTCCTGATCGCGGCGCAGCGCGAGTTCGGCGCCGAGCATCCGGACATGGAGCTGCGCACCAAGATCACCGAGGGCCTGGTGTACCACGAGAGCGGCGACTACCGCCGCGCGCGCAAGGCCGGCGACGAGCTGGAAGCGCTGCTGCAATCGACGCCCGAGCGCCCCGACGTGCCCACCTGCCTGGAGATGGCGACCCTGCTGTTCGCGGTCGGCGTCAAGGAGGCGCCGGTCGAGCTGCTGTGCTACGTCATCCGCAACAACCACGACAATACGCTGCTGCAGGACGAGGTGCAGCAGATCTTCGAGAAGGCGCGCATGGGCGAGGAAGGCGAAAGGCTGATCCGCGGGGCGCGCAAGGAAGCGATCGACCTGATGAACCAGGGCGTGCTGTTGTGGAAGACCGGCAAGCTGCGTGAAGCGGTGGAGTGGATGCGTAACGCGCGCGCGGCGCTGCCGCACAACGTGCGGATCCTGTTCAACTCGGCGCAGATCCTGATTTCGCACATGCAGCAGCGCGGCTACAGCGCCGAACTGCACGACGAAGCCCATGCGGTGTTGACGCATGTGGACCATCTGCAGCCGGGGCAGCAGCGCTTTGCGCAGTTGATGGAGCAGTTGCTCGGGCTGGTGCCCAAGGCGGAGGAGCCTGCGACTGGAGCGCCTGCGGGAGAAGCTGCCGCCGCTTGA